Proteins from a genomic interval of Candidatus Omnitrophota bacterium:
- the tsaD gene encoding tRNA (adenosine(37)-N6)-threonylcarbamoyltransferase complex transferase subunit TsaD gives MRILGIETSCDDTGVAITSDGVRVESNLVSSQIEIHRPYGGVVPEIASRAHIENLYPLVSRVLHECAISLQDIDAVAVTYGPGLAGCLLVGVSFAKALAYALKKPLIGIHHHEAHVYTTVLDQPQERQPPFPHLSLLVSGGHTALYRIDGWSQLTLLGGTKDDAAGEAFDKAAKALGLGYPGGPAIQKRADGFQGERIDFPRPMLHQGYEFSFSGLKTSVVNYIRNRPPDEKETTRIAASFQEAVVNVLVTKTLRAAEELGLKHISLVGGVSANQPLRSELTRRAQKQGCIIYLPDKRFSMDNGAMVAGLAYHTLREGKTSGLALNAAP, from the coding sequence TTGCGAATCCTCGGAATTGAAACATCCTGCGACGATACGGGCGTTGCGATAACATCCGATGGCGTAAGAGTAGAAAGCAATCTCGTCTCTTCCCAGATCGAAATCCATCGCCCTTACGGCGGCGTGGTTCCGGAAATTGCGTCCCGCGCCCATATAGAAAACCTCTATCCTCTCGTCTCCCGCGTTTTGCATGAATGCGCCATTTCTCTGCAAGATATTGATGCCGTCGCTGTTACCTACGGCCCCGGCCTCGCGGGCTGCCTGCTTGTCGGCGTCTCGTTCGCCAAGGCGCTCGCCTACGCTCTGAAAAAACCGCTGATCGGCATCCATCATCATGAAGCCCATGTTTATACGACGGTTTTGGATCAGCCGCAGGAGCGCCAGCCTCCCTTTCCCCATCTTTCTCTTCTCGTCTCCGGCGGGCATACGGCGCTCTATCGCATCGACGGCTGGTCGCAATTGACGTTATTGGGCGGAACCAAGGACGACGCCGCCGGAGAGGCTTTCGACAAGGCGGCCAAAGCGCTCGGCTTAGGGTATCCCGGCGGACCAGCGATTCAAAAACGGGCGGACGGCTTCCAAGGCGAACGCATCGATTTCCCCCGGCCTATGCTCCATCAAGGGTATGAGTTCTCCTTCAGCGGCTTGAAAACTTCCGTCGTGAATTACATTCGCAATCGCCCGCCGGACGAAAAGGAAACTACCCGCATCGCCGCTTCTTTTCAGGAGGCGGTCGTCAATGTTTTGGTAACAAAAACCCTGCGCGCCGCAGAAGAATTGGGCTTGAAGCATATTTCGCTCGTAGGCGGCGTATCCGCCAATCAACCCTTGCGCAGCGAACTCACCCGCCGGGCGCAGAAGCAGGGCTGCATCATCTATCTTCCCGACAAGCGTTTTTCCATGGATAACGGCGCAATGGTGGCGGGATTGGCCTATCATACTCTCCGCGAAGGTAAAACTTCTGGTCTCGCACTAAACGCCGCGCCGTAA
- a CDS encoding iron-sulfur cluster assembly accessory protein → MIHLTEKAASEIKSLIEAQNLPQETGLRFGVRGGGCSGLGYSLNFDLEAKDNDMTFDSFGVKIVVDTKSFLFLSGTTLDYTDGANGAGFVFKNPNEQGCGCGSSCGA, encoded by the coding sequence ATGATTCATTTAACGGAAAAAGCGGCGTCGGAAATTAAAAGCCTGATCGAGGCGCAGAATCTTCCCCAGGAAACGGGCTTGCGATTCGGCGTTCGCGGCGGCGGATGTTCGGGTTTGGGCTATTCGCTCAACTTCGATCTCGAAGCCAAAGACAACGATATGACTTTCGACAGTTTCGGCGTGAAGATCGTGGTGGATACGAAAAGTTTTCTCTTTCTCAGCGGAACCACCTTGGATTATACCGATGGCGCGAACGGCGCTGGTTTCGTCTTTAAAAATCCCAATGAACAAGGATGCGGCTGCGGTTCTTCTTGCGGAGCGTAA